Below is a window of Rhizobium jaguaris DNA.
CCGCCCTGTCGCTGACCCAGCTCATCGGCTGGGGCGCCACGTTCTGGTTGCCCGCGGTAACAGGACCTGCCATGGCCGGCGAGCTGGGCATGGCTCTGCCGATGGTCATGGCAGGACCGACGGTCATGCTTGTCGTCATGGCCACGGCGTCCTGGCCGATGAGCGGCATATTCGAGCGCCACGGCGCGCGCCCGATTATGGTCTTGGGATCGCTTTTGGGCGCAGCCGGCCTGCTGGTCATGGGCCTGGCCAACGATCCGATGTCCTATGTGCTGTCTTGGATTATGCTCGGCCTCGCCGGTACCTGCATGTTGACGACACCGGCGCAGATCGCGGTGACCGAGATCGCCGGCGAGAAAGCACGTCAGGCGCTCGGTGTGCTGATCCTGGCTGGCGGGCTGACATCAACGATCGTCTGGCCGCTGACGGGGCTTCTGCAGGCTCAGTGGGGCTGGCGCACGACGACGCTGGCCTATGCCACCCTCATGCTGCTTGTCTGCATGCCACTGCATTGGACCGCTCTTGCTCGGCGGCCCGGAAAAAAATTGTCTGTGAAGGCGACGGGCGAGCCCACCCCCATCGACAGGCCCAGCTTCGCCCTGCTGGCCACGAGCTTTGCCGCCAACGGCTTCGTAACCTGGGGCTTTGCCCTTACTATCATCATCCTGTTCGAGGCTGCCGGCCTTGATCACGCCAGCGCGCTGGCGGCCGCGGCCTTCATCGGAATTGCCCAATGGGCGGGGCGAATGGTCGATTTCCTCGGTGGCCGGCGCTGGTCGGGCTTCGTCACCGGACTTGCTGCCTCGGCCTTGTTTCCGTTGAGCTTCATCGCTCTTCTACTGACCAGTAA
It encodes the following:
- a CDS encoding MFS transporter translates to MLSFPHRYRELIVPSAPIVRMSFRSPTVRAVAALSLTQLIGWGATFWLPAVTGPAMAGELGMALPMVMAGPTVMLVVMATASWPMSGIFERHGARPIMVLGSLLGAAGLLVMGLANDPMSYVLSWIMLGLAGTCMLTTPAQIAVTEIAGEKARQALGVLILAGGLTSTIVWPLTGLLQAQWGWRTTTLAYATLMLLVCMPLHWTALARRPGKKLSVKATGEPTPIDRPSFALLATSFAANGFVTWGFALTIIILFEAAGLDHASALAAAAFIGIAQWAGRMVDFLGGRRWSGFVTGLAASALFPLSFIALLLTSNFVGAMLFATLYGIASGITAVTRTTLPLQIFPTGTYARASAQLAMPLNLSFAAAPPVFAAIMTSAGPRAALWLAFAISIFAFCALWLLHRRMKRASQQN